The proteins below come from a single Gemmatimonadota bacterium genomic window:
- a CDS encoding DNA methyltransferase codes for MAIVNLFKSLTPNAIYHGDSQELLGRIERESIALSIWSPPYYVGKEYEKDLSFEDWKNLLQKVIKLHFPIVKPGGFLVINIADILCYKDDTMPKIMAENISRRKINLTKEDILKVVQQHPNWNRYKLAEHFGCSEQT; via the coding sequence ATGGCAATCGTAAACTTGTTTAAATCACTTACACCAAACGCGATATATCACGGCGATTCGCAGGAGCTTTTGGGGAGAATTGAGCGGGAATCCATTGCGCTCAGTATCTGGTCGCCTCCGTATTACGTCGGGAAAGAATACGAGAAGGATTTATCATTTGAAGATTGGAAAAATCTTCTGCAAAAGGTGATTAAGCTACATTTTCCCATTGTGAAACCCGGCGGATTTTTGGTGATCAATATTGCCGATATATTGTGTTATAAGGATGATACGATGCCGAAAATTATGGCGGAAAACATTTCTCGTCGGAAAATTAATCTTACAAAAGAAGACATACTTAAGGTTGTACAACAGCATCCCAATTGGAATAGGTACAAACTTGCAGAACACTTTGGGTGCAGCGAGCAAACAA